A single region of the Mesotoga sp. BH458_6_3_2_1 genome encodes:
- a CDS encoding redox-sensing transcriptional repressor Rex → MDSRRIPKPTIKRLAVYHRCLENLVISGVPSVSSKDLAERLGIKASQVRKDLSYFGEFGKRGVGYATELLLDSISEILGIRKKWNTCIVGMGNLGMALANYPGLSNSGFITRALFDNNPNKIGIPMPNDLVIDSTLLLKEIVRERNIEIGVITVPANAAQSTAELLIEASIKGIVNFAPVRLSLPPEVRNEEIDISVSFRSLAFNMTFGSSRRVRIR, encoded by the coding sequence AGATGTTTAGAGAATTTGGTTATCTCTGGTGTGCCTAGCGTATCCTCAAAGGATCTTGCGGAAAGGCTTGGAATCAAAGCTAGCCAAGTCAGGAAAGACCTATCTTATTTTGGAGAATTCGGAAAGAGAGGCGTAGGCTATGCCACCGAGCTTCTGCTTGACAGTATAAGCGAGATACTTGGAATCAGGAAAAAATGGAATACTTGCATCGTTGGAATGGGCAACCTGGGGATGGCTCTGGCAAACTATCCGGGCCTTTCCAATTCAGGCTTCATTACAAGAGCTCTATTTGACAACAACCCCAATAAGATAGGAATCCCAATGCCAAATGATCTTGTAATCGACTCTACTTTGTTGCTGAAAGAGATTGTCAGGGAAAGAAATATTGAGATTGGTGTCATTACAGTTCCCGCAAATGCTGCACAAAGTACTGCTGAACTGCTAATCGAGGCCAGCATTAAGGGAATAGTCAATTTCGCTCCAGTGAGACTCTCGTTGCCGCCAGAAGTGAGGAATGAAGAGATAGATATCTCTGTCTCATTCAGGTCACTGGCCTTCAACATGACCTTTGGATCTTCAAGAAGGGTAAGAATAAGATAA
- the udk gene encoding uridine kinase, whose product MVLVSIIGGSGSGKTSVTNVIYNHFKDRAAILSMDDYYKNLDPGTDPREFNFDSPRAFDFELFEQHLKSTKGNKSIMVPVYSMVTYRREEGICREFKPKPLVIVEGLLVMFKKEMRDLFDFSIYIDAPSDERLIRRIERDTKERGRSVDSIIEQYRKFVAPSFESFIEPQKYFCDIVLPDGAANTTGLNVIINAIENMLNK is encoded by the coding sequence ATGGTGCTTGTTTCGATAATCGGCGGCAGTGGTTCAGGCAAGACATCGGTTACCAACGTAATCTACAACCACTTCAAGGATAGAGCTGCAATACTCTCAATGGATGATTACTACAAGAACCTCGATCCTGGGACAGATCCAAGAGAGTTCAACTTCGACTCACCAAGAGCCTTCGATTTTGAACTCTTTGAACAACACCTGAAGTCGACAAAAGGGAACAAAAGCATTATGGTTCCAGTCTATAGTATGGTTACTTACCGACGGGAAGAGGGAATATGCAGAGAGTTCAAACCAAAGCCGCTTGTTATTGTTGAAGGGCTCCTTGTTATGTTCAAGAAAGAGATGAGAGATCTCTTCGATTTTTCTATATACATAGATGCTCCTTCAGATGAGAGACTGATTAGAAGGATTGAGCGCGATACCAAGGAGAGAGGAAGGTCTGTGGACAGCATAATTGAGCAGTACAGGAAGTTTGTTGCGCCTTCGTTTGAGAGCTTCATAGAACCGCAGAAATACTTTTGTGATATAGTTTTACCTGACGGAGCCGCTAACACTACTGGGCTAAATGTAATAATAAACGCTATTGAAAACATGTTGAACAAGTGA